In the genome of Malania oleifera isolate guangnan ecotype guangnan chromosome 5, ASM2987363v1, whole genome shotgun sequence, the window ttgttactcgagttcaaatggcaaagaatcgaatgtttccgcttgccattcaacatgatacgccaaggtgtttgagcgctatcatcaaagacaaagactggctatggcatctaaggtatgggcatctaaactttgaaagtttgaaacaattgggaagcaagaagatagtgaagggcttacccaatatccatcatccaaatgtgatatgtgaaagctgtattttgagcaagcaacatagaaacagctttggaaagcaaaccgactggagatcaactatgccgctccaactaatacacacagatgtgtgtggtccactaagaccattttcaaatggacagaatcgatacttccttaccttcatcgacgactacagcaggaagagctgggtctacttcttgaaaaggaagtcagaggtgtttgacaagttcaaagagttcaaaactcttgtggagaaacagagtggcttccgcatcaagtcactccggtcagatcaaggaggagagtacaaagacgaagctttcctggaattccttagacaacaagggattcagaaacagttcacaccatcatacactccccagttgaatggtgtagccgaaaggaagaaccgcacaatccttaacatggctagaagcatgttaaaggataaaaatgtgcccaagagtttttgggcagaagcagtgttatgtgcagtctatctactcaataggtgtccgacgaagagtcttgatacaaagacaccatatgaagcctggagtactcacaagcccagtgtgagtcatcttagggtgtttggctccatagcctacgccaagatcccagaagcaagaaggacaaagctggatgataaaggagagaagtgtatccttgtaggatacggtgacagcaccatgggatatcgactctacaatcccatcaacaagaaagtctttcacagccgggatgtcatctttgaagaaaatgaatcttggaaatgggaccaggctgaatgttccaaagatgcggaattgacacttgaaggagaagaacctacacagacaagagaagtggctatcgagccacaaattcttgagctgcagacacctccacttGGTTCACCACAGacaatgaagctccatcaccaatagagcgtgaaatctcagacatgagacttagaggagctcgaaatctagccgacctgtatgaaactacagaatcaattgaagagtatgttactctttactgtctattgttaaccagcgacccggttagctttgaggaagctaacgaagaagacaaatggagaaaagcgatggatgaggagattcaatccatcgagaagaacaaaacttgggagttgacaaatctcccgaagggccgcaaaaccattggtgtaaaatgggtctacaagaccaagaagaacactcaaggagaagtccagagatacaaagcaaaacatttcgccaagggttacaggaagaaagaagtggaattAATaccttgcagaacgtatgatcagattgctgacatttacACAAAACCActtaggcatgatatttttgcgagactgaagacaatgctcggaatgacaaagttaggagagtcaagtttaaggggggatgttgaaaattaaacttgagaacagtgggacggtggcagcaagATTTGACTGCAGAAGCTTCatcaaccggcagcccacctccattgaagttaagcaagatttggccaccaaccttaccaaactagccaccattgttgattatctattttctgtaattgctataaataggtgagtgtgtgtgcattgtaagtgtggtgtgttgagagttgaaagccagtgagtgagcgagagattctgtttgtttgaattcctctgtattattttcagattgaaataaacttgtttggtatttatcctcactgagtttcagtcacagccagtgactgagtgttcctctccacccatcaacaTGGTAGAGTAGTGGTGATTATGTAAAGTTTTGAGTCTGTCCACATAGTTTTCCGTTTAGTTTATATAAAGCCAAACTTTGTCCCAAAAAAGAACAAACATTTTTACGGTGAAACTTAGAAATAATGATTCTTTCTCTATTTCCTATTAcggaataaattttaatattgcTATTTTCTTTCtagtaataatatattatttgtataAACAATCAAATGCTTCTATACTAACCATTCTAATCCAATGTAACTTTTAAGTGGTGATGAAGTTAGCAAAAAaaaatgatctctctctctctctctctctctctctctctctctctctctatatatatatatatatatattctctctctctctctctctctatatatatatattctaataaTTTTACAcgtaacttcttttttttttttggtcagtGAGGATGCTGAGAAAGACATGGATTGACTTCAAAAGATGATTCAAAAAAGAATGTTCCGCGCCTTCATTCACATGTATTAGTGTTCCTTTTGCTGGTAAAATGCTTTTAGAATTTTCTCCCAACCAGAAATGGCGCTTAACAAGACTGCCCTTTATGTTCATTTTTGTAAACTGCAGTGGTTGTCTCTCGAAATATAATCATTTGGCAGTGAAAGAGGAGCTGGGTTTGGTTGAGAGCCTTCTATGGCCcttaataattatacaaattgTCCCACCTGGTAAACTCAAGGTTTTCCCTCATTAAATGATAAAAGTTTAGAATCTTGGAGGCTACGGCTTTCTATTTTAGATAttaccttattatttaattagagGAGGGTAGAGGGCGAGCCCATTATTCCGATATATTATTTGAGTGCTTATAGGGCTTCGAATaccatcatttaaaaaaaaaatttatacaaattgGTAGCCAAGTTGCTCACAAAAGCAAAAAAATTTACTAGCAGACAACAAATTTTGCGGCCACATTAATCCAAACGGACCATAagtaaattttctttttcttattctcTTTTATATGAATAAATCTGTGAACTCAAGAGCTGCATATATGCATACTTGAAGGAACTGCTATGAAAGATTGCTGTGTGGTTGGATTAaagattttatttataaataataataataataataataatgataataataataataagaaatctACTTTTTCCTGTATTCTTACTACATCAAATAGtattaaaaactaattttttttctaatatgattaaaattcaaaaaatttaaatattaatgatatataaaattaaaattttatccattaattttctatatattttatttttcttctcaattttCTCGATAACCATGCGAAAAAATAGTTCCTTTCAATTTTCTTCATTCTCTCGCACTTTCCATGTTTTCAAATAACTTAGATTTAGCATGAAGTTATCAAAGGATATGGTAACAAATATGCACGGCATGGGAGAGCATCTAATCCAACTAGACAAATGCTTCAATATCCTATTTGTCAGTGATGGGCAATCCTATAGATTCATTAGATATACTTCAAGTTTCTGCAGAATAGTATATATCCAAAATTAAGCATACTCATCAATAACTCCAAACCATGCATGTAATCATGCATGCCTATTATTTATTACTCACTTATTCATCATGCTTAGATCACTGTTTATAGTAGTTCGTAACAGAGAAATTATATAACCCTAGCTAATCACTTGGGTCCATAGAATATACGGTCACATTGTACTCGATAGTTGCACTTAAGTCAACGGCACTTCGAGAATAAGTCTTAAGCTCGGCAAACCCAGTTGCCATCCTAAACTTCCCCCTTCCTCCCACCAGAGCCAACTCCCGGATCGTATCCCCCACCGGATTCCTTGATAGTATGCTGATAGAGCTCCCGTTAAATTCATCTGTGGTAAAACCAAAATCATAGTACATCACCAACATCGTTTCATTGTTTTTCTGGTTGGCGGAGAGGTAGAGACCGCGCGCATTCCCGATGATCGGCGACGTCAGCTCCGGACCTTCTGTCAAGGGATCATCGGCGGCAAACACACTGCCGAACGGCGCGGCATTACCAGATGTGTCTGTAACATTGGCGCGAGCCACCATGACCCCAGAAGGGCTTTTTCCGCCCAAACTATCATGGAAGAAGAAGTGGAGTTTAGTCAACTTTTTGCCGAGGGTGTCAGTTGAAACACTCTCCGAATAAACAACTGGTGCAAGGTTGATGATGCCCATGAGGACTATGACCAACGCACACGCCATAACCATCTCTCCTTCCATTTAAATTAACCTCTTCTTATTTAAATTGAAACTCGCCCCAACTCTTTCACTAATCTCCAATACTCCTTCTTAGTTGCAAGTTCAATTTATATACACGCATTTAGAGGCGCTAATTCTCTCGCTCtccattattttattcaaattttctcATGAGGATTCCAAATTTTTATATCCATCCGCGAGTTACGTATATGATTTGCACGAGCTTACTTATGTTTCTTTCATAGTAATGAGAGCCATGCATGTGCACTAAATGGTAGGGTATTAGGAAACTctcaaattaaataatattttattctcaataccaTTTTAATAAAAAAGTTATTTAAGTCTCATTCACATgacaattttataaaataaataaaagaatagttacaaatttttataaattGAAAGTCCAAACTAGACCTAAACTATATATAAAACAGAAGGTATATCATCTCCATCACATAGACATTACCACCCCGTGTAAGATTAAACTTCTAATATGAAAATATCAAACTAGAAGTATTAGACTGAATTCAAATCTAAAACCTCCAATATGAGAATATCAAACTAGAAGTATTGGACTGGATTCAAATCTAAAACCTCTAATATGAAGATATCAAAACTACAACTATTAGACAAGCTAATAAGAAAGAGCTTAATTGTTTCGCCTAGGGTTATCCAATCTTCTCCCACCAACCAATCCTAACCAAGCGACAGAAGTACAAGAATGTCTTGCTTTGCTCTACTTGCTCCCACCTCGAGCCCTTCAATGTCCCTAAATATTAGAACCCCCCTtctccaacaaagcaaaagaAAACTTCACTcccccataattacaaaacatggCATGTGACTCTAATGCCTTTTATCATATATTGAGTGAGCCCAATTTCACCATAGATTAAGAATTGAAGAATTTTTTTCTAAATGACAATGACTTTATGAGGATGCAGATGTTTTAGATCCTATTAAGATCCTATTAATCTAATATTGTTAgctttttttctcttttacttTCCTTTAACTTTGGCATATTATCGACACCTTTTCTTCTAATTTGTCATATTGTTCGCGTAATTTTGTCTAGGCGAGGTGACAAAATTAAAACAGAGGATTGGAAGAAATAAAGAAAGGCGGGAAAtcagttaaataaaaaaaaatagattcgTCACTTTATTCTTTTGAGAAAAAAACAGACAAAAAATCTCGAATaatttacaaaagaaaaaaaagtttgaaaaacTCATTATGTACAAGTATAAGGCATATGTCTATTCAAAGATTCCATTCAAAGAACAGTCATCATTGGCTTCagataaaaaataagataaaaaaataaGTTGAAACTACAGATACTTTGAAGAAAGAAATGATATTTGATAAAAACTAAATTAGGAAAATAGTAATTTTAATGTTGAAATTAGTTGAATTTGAAAGGCACGAAGTCCCTATAAATAATGTTTCAATTGAGAGAAACAAAGATATCATGTTGGGTGTGGAAAGGGATTCGGTGAAACGAGATCATGAAAATTTTTTACCCTAATAGAGTTAAGGGAAAAACAATGCATAAAAATGAATGGAGAGTCAAAGATATTGCAAAATTAGGACTGCTCACCTTTTGAACAAAGGTAGGTCCCACTACAAAATCAGGTTGATTTCTATTTTTATACAAAATACGATCatattttattgtttttcaggCTAATCAAGTCTCTAAAAACTGTACTAAATTTAGATTTCTTATAAATTTCTCGATTCAAAATATGTAAGTTCGAAgatcaatttttttattattttttaatttcataatttatgGGGCTCGAGTTTCCAAGGCTAATCTTTTCATCAGGATTTTTTTTAACTAGTCAATTTGGGCCCACACATCCTTCAAATCACTCTTTTTTTTTCctcgatttattattttttatttttaaaaaattcagtaaaaataaaaacctcttattttctttatttattattattttttaaatttgctTTGCTCACCTAGCCACCCAGTTAGACCCAACTTGCAAATAATGCCCTCGGGCCCCACTCCCTACCCCAACCCTGGCCCCATGCATCCACGTGGACCATTTAGTTTCCCTATGCAAATTTTAATCACTTTAGGAAATTCCTgagttttttcctgttttatcattaatttaaaataatatattaaataataccctattcggaaatatatttttcaaaatgatgtTCACGTAATCTCGCTAGACCAAGCAGTAAGATTTAAAGTGTCAGGCAAATCGGGTGTTGACGAGTGTCAAGGCAAATTTCgctggaccaagtagcgagattttcctAAGAAATGAAACGGCTGACCGATGTGTGACGCATGACAAATTTCGCTACTTGGTCGAGCAAGATTTGCCTTGACACCCTTCAACTCCTCCTTTCTCCTTCGCTTCACTCGCGAACGCACGGGAAGGGACAAAGAGCAGAGAGGAGAGACCTAGCAGGGAGGAGGAcggcagcagcagcagtagcaggTGGCCATTCGTCGTGGCAGGTGACCGTTCGACGTAGCAGGTGACCATTCGGAGTGCTCGAGTAAGCTATAAAAGGGGAGAAATGGGGTATGTATTTCTTACCCTAAAtcgattttattttcattgaatcTTCTTGATTAATTTGTAGTACGTATTGAAGATTTGTTATTATAGATTCAAATTTTAGTATTTTGCTTTCAATTTATTGTTTGGAAGCTGCATCCAAAACCCCCATctgaggtaaggcttttattttgttatttgtattttattaaattaaaattgttatatattgatttattaaaTATTGTTGAGTAAATtcatctccatctccatctccatgaatattacacaacctataaaaatttcaaaaaaaaaaaaatatatatatatatatatatatatatatatatatattatcatctCAAATTTTCAATACGGCAGTTCTACTTATGGGCATATTTCcacattttcaaatttatttccttttatgagataatgagagctgaaaaaaaaaaaagttataattttattaaaaattaaaaattaaaaatatttatgaatttttttaggtATTTATGATAAATAGAGAAATTATTGACACttcacatttattttttaaatattaatgctaaaatatttaaaaataaaaaagtcacACATTATTTCACACATTTTTTAATAAATGTTCTCTTcataattcaattttaatttatgattaaatttttaaacttgtCATTTGACCTAATCTAAGTATAAAACTTAATAATCTcgaattattttatatttcttttaaacTTACATAaactttattttgaaatttaaaatttatgcttgtcaaatataatttaatttttggctTGACTTGATAGTTACAAAATTATACTAAGTTGAGCTTATTCTTactcatatcatttttttttttttttaatcttttgtcTATCTAATTTAACAAACTTTTAATTgataatttattcaaattcagCTAATTTTATTGGCTATCATTGGAACTCAAATTATGTAGGAGTAGAGatcaaattttattatattagttataattttttaaaattttattatatttttaatattatataagtGATATATAACATATCTCACACATATATtaatgttattaatatttttataaaattaattgaCTTGCAATAACACAATAATCACTAAGACATCTATGCATACACATACTCACATACTTATACATGTATACAAATATACATATGCAAACTCACATTCATGTGCACATATATGTATTGTTGTTATTTAGAAAGTAATAATGTGAACTATATTAAGTagaaaataataatcaaaacttCCTTTCATTTGTTATATATGTTATGTGTAATTTAATTGACAAGTATGCTGCAATctagtgttttaaatttggtattagaaaaaaaatgaattattgatttgattttaattgaaaatgaattattatttcaaaataaactcatattatgaaatttcttttataaaaacatgtagttcaaattttctaaccaattctaacttgagaatcacacacccaagatgcgtaagcctcaactaaaaaggcgcaaaaaGCGTTCTTTTTTTGTGAAAATGTGTCGGCCTCAGCATGTAATGCGCTACCTTTTTTCGAATATGGTATTTTAGATTTAGTTTCAATgcgttttaagcatgccttgcGTTGAGGCgagcctcaattgagccttttaaaacattaaaaaattaataacgaATATacaattgaatatattgtgtgggCATGATTAATCTGGAACGTCTATTGCATGATTGATGCAATATTGTGAAATGCATGTTGGTAGTTGATTAGGAGTGCATGCTGATTGAACTGAACACCACCTGCATGGCTGTGTCAGTGGCTTGTGAATTGCATACAGTATAAACTCATGAGATATCTAGTGCATGGTTTGTAATATGCAGGATGGgaaaatattctatttatagacggcatgctgctgaattttttataaaatttttcccacacaaaataTTCAAAGTGTATAAACCATGTGTCAAATGATTAACAAATGCTGCATGCTAGACTTTATTTTAAGGGATTACTGCATAATTAATGGAGTCAGTGATTATAGTTGATTAGCTTACCATAAACGAAAAGAGCTGTTACGTCATGAGTTTACATATACAATCTTATTTTTTGTAGGTCATTTCTATTTCCTAAGGGTCAATCTAAATGGCAAGAAGTTCAAGCAGTTTTCCGGTGATGGTGTTGTTGTATATAGGGGAAAATTATCACTGGAATAgaaggtgttagttatagtactcaACCAGTTCaaccaattcgaattggtcataggtgtaaattaaataaattgtattcgaagatatacaaatatttgcatattgatccaaatcaatatgcattgcgggtgaccgcaaaaTACCCTATGCGAGGGTTCAATGATACAGTCTTCTATGAGGCAATCCCGTTACTGATGATTACGGTCTttgcattgtgttggatgcacactgcgtaggtcCAACATATTTAATTGTGTAGTTATATGTCAAAACCATTCTTGAAATGGATGTCGCCCTAGATAGGTAGTCGGGTGCACCCCCTGAGCATTTGGCTGAAGTggaggaagacacccaacaaacacgTCATATTGATATGAGTGCGAAGGTTGGTAGTATGCCTACGGTGGATTTCAATGAATGTCCGGGATTGTCGTTCAAGCCGCCGACGTACGAAACACTTATTCTTGACACGGATGATCGGGGAGGTTGCGAAGAAATTCCGACAGAGGGTCCAAGATTGTTGTTCGCCATTGTGGATGACGCATTAGACGAAGGAATGAACATTACGAACGATGTTAATCTTCAAGATGAAGAAACGTACGAGCATGAAacgggtgaagggttaaatgagttccCCGATAATGTTAACACCCCCCTGATGAAACGAATGATACCACGTACGACGCCTAGTTTATGGATGAACCTCCGATGTACGGGCATATTGACGTAGATGCTGCAAATATAGTAACtcggaaaaaataaaaataactgttaattaattaattaattaattatatatcattaaaatgaattaattaaataagataaTGAAGTAATAGTTCAATTAATATATGTGAATTAGAAGatgcgatatatatatatatatatatatataatactaatgtaataataaaatatttggaGTGAATTAAATGCAATCCAATGTCAAATTGCAATTAAAATGGATTTCAATTTCATCAAATGTCTTTCTGCTTTTATAACTCTCACCCCCTGCGCCTCTCAGTCTctcacaattttttttcttttctctctctctctctctctcctcatgctcTCCCACCCTCTCTTTAGATTTCTCCTTCATCCATAAATCAAATCGGCGATCAGAAATCAACACGATGATCTAGgagtgtttctctacaagtcaagcggagtagatttttgaactagacttttcaggcaccactccaaggctagggtaagtgttgactctatgagtctgatcccgttttgattatgaaaaaatcAATGTTTTTCACCTGTGTACTGAGTTTCTTGAACAGGTTCATTCTTAACATacactgatggtaggaactcaaggaagTCATACGGACCTTGAAGATCATGTTTCATATATGgcatctagagaagaaaaagaatgaagacctctcTATTATTGTAATTTGCATTCAATTTTACTTGGACTATactataatatggtctgtaataactacatcacatgcatgataggactaaatgctCAAGAGGCCATAGATCGACCCTTACGTCCTTACACATCAATTGCGCAAATCCCTTAAACCTCGCAAGTCATGTCTATGCAATCAAGGGTGAACTTAAATAAAAAGACAGGACCTATTTcttaagtttgaaagggctttggGCGACGGAAGCTAGCATGATAAAAATGCCACGATTGACCGAATAGGtagaaagtcaacatgttgactgagATCCGAGCGACCAAACCGAAATTGAACTAAATATTCACGGTCGACCGTCCCTCAAAAGCTTACCTTTCTACCATCCCCAAGCACCCGAATACTTAGTTCAAAAATACACCAGGCGACCGAATTATCATGTTCGGCAGATTGAATTGTGAACCGGGTGACTGAACCTCGAacggtttggaaaatcgccttagcttcagccaaccgaacttaaCCTTGGGCACCCGAACACAAAACTAAACTTTTCTatctgtgtctgttcgggcgactgatCCTAAGGACCGGGCGACTaaatctctcgggttgccttatttttaactgcagtaattaggggtaaattgggttaaattgcaattaaacattttctaatat includes:
- the LOC131155124 gene encoding dirigent protein 4-like yields the protein MACALVIVLMGIINLAPVVYSESVSTDTLGKKLTKLHFFFHDSLGGKSPSGVMVARANVTDTSGNAAPFGSVFAADDPLTEGPELTSPIIGNARGLYLSANQKNNETMLVMYYDFGFTTDEFNGSSISILSRNPVGDTIRELALVGGRGKFRMATGFAELKTYSRSAVDLSATIEYNVTVYSMDPSD